TTTTGAACTGAAGACGCTGCCTTACCAGCAGCTTCGACACTCACTGAACTGGCGGCATGTGAAGAATGACCGCATCAACCGATCGGCAAAGTGGCAGTACATCGGTGCAGGAGAAACGCAGATCAACCTGGACGGGGTGCTTTACCCTGAAATTACGGGTGGAGATGTGTCTCTCACCGTTCTTGCTACGCAGGCATACACCGGGCGTCCCTGGCCTTTAATCAGTGGTGCGGGGCAGATTTACGGGATGTATGTGCTGACCGGGCTACAGGCCACACATACAGAGTTTGACCGTTACGGGAAGGCAAA
The sequence above is drawn from the Serratia symbiotica genome and encodes:
- a CDS encoding phage tail protein is translated as MMMVYGMFVFELKTLPYQQLRHSLNWRHVKNDRINRSAKWQYIGAGETQINLDGVLYPEITGGDVSLTVLATQAYTGRPWPLISGAGQIYGMYVLTGLQATHTEFDRYGKAKKIEFSISFQRCDEDLRERLQASSVGDLLSGLKDKATSAYNSASSTLSGLF